The following nucleotide sequence is from Congzhengia minquanensis.
CGGACTATATTGAATTGAAAAAATAAAAACAAAAAATGCAGTTTTGAACGATAAAAGGCTATGCAATGTGTGCATAGCCTTTTTTGTTGCTGTTTCCTATTGTGATACGATAACATCTGTTTGGGAGCGGCATTTTATTCTTCCAGCAACTCGTCACATGAGGTTTTGAAGGTTTCAGCAAGCGCCTTCAGTTCAATGTCCGTTACAAACCGCTCTCCGCTTTCAATCCTCTGAACAGCGTTTTTATCTACATCAATCCCTTTC
It contains:
- a CDS encoding helix-turn-helix domain-containing protein, coding for MFKNKSSKGKNNICGEKIYVLRKQHTPKMSQRILAECLQMKGIDVDKNAVQRIESGERFVTDIELKALAETFKTSCDELLEE